A segment of the Deltaproteobacteria bacterium genome:
AACCATCGTCTGCATGCCGCCACGTAAAGTCACAAACAGACTCCACCGTGCGCCGCTGGCGTCTTTTGCATCTTGCGGTCGTTTGCGACTCGCTTGCCACATCCCATAGATCACGCTGCGGTGTTCACGTTCCAGGTGCAAGAAGCGGGGCATCGTCGCCGCCAGGCTTAAACGCTCAGGATCAGCCGTATAGATTCCACCAATAAGTGGCTGGGTAACGCGCTCTAGCGCTTCACGACCAAAGCGGCGCCGGACAAAGGAACCTAAGCTTTCGTCTTCGTGCTCGGCAGCGCGAGGCAAGACGAGGTCAAGCGCCATGCGTAATTTTCCTGGCCAAGAAAACAATTGAGATCGCACCAACGGACCAACCCGCGTTGGCGCCATGAGCATAAAACCTTCCGGAAGGGGTTCAAGCTTACCGCTATGCACGACGAACGTCGCACGGTGTTGGTCTTGCGTCCCAATCAGTTCGGACTCCATCCCCATACGGCGACACAGCGCCAATGCCCAAGGTTTTTCCGAAATGAACGAATCCGGTCCGAGTTCAAGCAGAAATCCATCTCGTTTCTCGGTTGCCAGAGTCCCACCACATCGATCGCTTGCTTCCAGAAGCGTAAAACGCAACGGAAACTCGCGCTCGCGACTAATTTCTTGCAAACGATGTGCAGCAGCTAACCCAGCGATGCCGCCACCGACAATGACAATGTGTGGAGGTTGTATCTGAGGCATGGTCTCTTTACGCGTGGAGAAAATAGAGTAGTTGAGAATCGAGTGTAGTCTTTTGAAAACGAGTTTCGTTCATGCCCGCGCAGGCAGGCATCCAAAGAGATTCAGCACTGGCCAGCCATTATGCCTCCTGGATTCCCACTTTCACGGGAATGACATTCCCTAGGCAATATACAAGGCTCTTTAACTCACTGTGACCCAATCGCAGCCTTCACAACTTCAGCCAACATCCGCACGAAAGTGGGATGATCATTGGCAGTCCCAGCACGGACAAAGTTGAGTCCGTGCGTTTCAGCAATCTGGCGCGCTTCGTTATCAAGGTCGTACAACACTTCAATATGGTCGCAAACAAACCCGATAGGGCTCACAACCACATCGCGTGCCCCATCTGCCGCAAGTTTGGTCAACACCGCGCCGATGTCAGGTTCGAGCCACGGGGTACGTGGATCTCCGCTGCGACTCTGATAGGCAACCGACCAGTTCCGATGGCCTAGCTGTGCGGCTACCAAACGAGCGCCTTCTTCGATTTGCTGCATATACCGTGATGTCCCTGGCATCGCTACCGGCACACTATGTGCCGTAAACACCAGTGGCGTCTGTGCACGACGACTCACATCTATTTGCGCGAATGCGAGCTGCGTCAACTCTGCTACTGCAGCAATGAACAGCGGGTGATCATGCCAGGCGGGCGCATAGTCGATCACCGCTGCTCGTGCGCCGACCTGCTCGCGAGCAGCGGCAACGTTCTCTTGGTAGCGTTCCCAACCAGCCTCGCTTTGCTGCGCAGACAAAATCACCCCAAGCGCACGTTTCACTCCACTCGCCGCCATATTGTCTAATGTCTCGTGCAGATACGGATGCCAGTTGCGCATACCAACAAAGACTGGGAGCTGTGTCCCTTCGTTCGCCAGCAATGCTTCAAGAGCTTTGGCCTGACGGAAAGTGATTTCATTCAACGGAGAACGACCACCAAATAACTCATAGTGGTGAACAACAGCTTCAAGTCGCTGCGGAGGTACTGGGCGCCCTTTCAGCACATTAGCCAGAAACGGACGGACATCGTCCATCTTTTCCGGACCACCGAACGCAATTAACAGCACAGCATCGTAGGACATAGGCCAATGAAAAATTAAAAATTCAGAATGAAAAATGAAGAATGAAAGTTTTTCCTTTGATAATTTTTCACTTTTAATTTTTCATTTTTCGTTCTCCGCTAATCTCATGTACCATTTTCACCAATGCGATGACATTCTCAACTGGGGTCTGCGGGAGAATGCCATGTCCCAAGTTGAAGATGTGGCCAGGTCGCCCATGTGCCATATTGAGAATCTGTCGCACCTGTTTACGTATCTCATCCTGTGAGGCAAAGAGTGTCACTGGATCGAGATTCCCTTGCACGGCGCGATCGTAGCCAACACGCCTCCAGGCCGTATCAAGATCGATGCGCCAATCGACTCCAAGAACTGTCCCTCCAGCTTCTGCCATCAATTCAAGTAGTCCTGAAGTGTCGGTACCAAAGTGAATCACTGGCGTTCCCGAAGTAAGGCCGGCAAAGAGCGTCTTCATGTGAGGCAGGATAAACGTGCGATAGTCCGCAGGGGAAAGACAGCCGATCCACGAGTCGAATAACTGCACAGCCTGTGCTCCAGCCGCGATCTGGGCATTCGCATAGGCAGTGATAATTCTCACCAGCCGTTCCATCAACGCCTGCCATGCGCCTGGATCGTTGTACATCAAGCGCTTCGTTTCGATATAATTGCGCGAGCTACCGCCTTCGATCATGTACGACGCCACCGTAAACGGCGCACCAGAAAACCCAATCAACGGAATATGCGACGGAAGGCCGGCACGGGCTTGGCGTACCGCCTCAAACACAAACGGCAGCGTTTCGCGCGGATCGTCTTCTCGTAAACGATCAACGTCAGTACCGGAACGAACCGGACGATGAATCACTGGCCCGTCTCCCTGCGCAAACTCCAAGCCGACTCCCATGGGCTCAACGATCAGGAGGATGTCAGCAAAAATAATCGCCGCATCAACGCCAAGGCGTTCCACAGCCTCAACCGTGACTTGCGCCGCCAGCTCTGGCGTCTTACACAAAGTGAGGAAGGACACACGTTCACGTAACGCACGATACTCTGCCATATAACGCCCAGCTTGACGCATCAGCCATACTGGCGTGTAGGCAGTCGGTTCACGACGACAGGCTTTGAGAAAAATTGCTTCGTTCATTGCGCCGCATCGTAGCATAAGAAGCGGTCAGCGGTCAGCGGTCAGCTCTCAGCCACACAAAGAAAATAAGGGAGTTGTTTTTCCCTTCTCACTGTTTTAGCTGATAGCTGACAGCTATTAGCTAAGGAGTAATTGTATGGCCGAACCCTGGACGCATCACACAAAGGTTGTCAACGGTTTCCGCATGCACTATGTCATTGCAGGCACTGGATACCCACTGGTGTTTCTGCATGGCTGGCCACAGAGTTGGTACGAATGGCGGAAGATCATTCCCTCACTGGCTGAGAAGTTTACCGTCATTGCGCCAGATTTGCGCGGCTTGGGCGATTCAGATCGCCCGCTCACTGGCTATGATAAACGGACTCTCGCCTCGGATGTGTACGAGTTAGTGAAAGCGCTCGGGTTCAGCAAGATCGGGCTTACAGGTCACGACTGGGGTGGCGCTGTCGCTTTTTATTTTGCTTACGATCACCCAGAGATGGTTGAACGCTTGATGATTCTCGATATGGTGCCGGGCCTGGGCCGTAAAGGCGGAACCATGGACATTCGTCAGGCGCAACGCTATTGGCATGTCTTCTTTCACGGCGGTATGCCTGACTTAGCCGAGAAGCTCGTCAGCGCCAACGTCGAAGCGTATCTCAGCTATTTCTATACCTCGACCGCCTACAACTACAGTCCGAATGTATTCAGCGCAGAAGATATCGCTGAATACGTGCGCGCGTACTCCGCACCTGGTGCGATCCGCGCGGGGTTTCAATATTATCGCACGGCGCTGCAAGAGGATCTCGACAACTTCAGCAGTTGTACAGAAAAACTGAAGATGCCATTGCTGACGTGGGGTGGTGAAGCATTTATGGGTAACATCGTACCAGTGTGGCAGAACGTCGCCGAAAACGTGCAAGGTGGCGAACTCAAACAGTGTGGTCATTTCATCGCCGAGGAAAAACCTGAGTTCGCTATTCAGCAAGCATTGGAATTCTTTGCTCCACTAAGTGGGACAAGATAGTTTTTTGCCAAAATCAGTGGTATTTTCTTTACCATGAAAACTACCATAGATGCTGCTGGACGATTGGTGATTCCGAAGGAAATTCGCCGGGAAGCGGGAATACAACCAGGCATGCCATTAGAAATTCGCTGGAAAGAAGGGCGAATTGAAATCGAACCAGCCCCGCTTCCTGTGAAAATGGTACGAAAAGGGCGCTTCCTTGTCGCGGTACCTCAACATAAAGTACCGTCACTGACAACTGAGGTGGTTGAGCGAACCCGCCGGTCGCTGAGACAAGAGCGCATTCCTTAGCTCTCCTTTCTATGCCTAGTT
Coding sequences within it:
- the hemH gene encoding ferrochelatase → MSYDAVLLIAFGGPEKMDDVRPFLANVLKGRPVPPQRLEAVVHHYELFGGRSPLNEITFRQAKALEALLANEGTQLPVFVGMRNWHPYLHETLDNMAASGVKRALGVILSAQQSEAGWERYQENVAAAREQVGARAAVIDYAPAWHDHPLFIAAVAELTQLAFAQIDVSRRAQTPLVFTAHSVPVAMPGTSRYMQQIEEGARLVAAQLGHRNWSVAYQSRSGDPRTPWLEPDIGAVLTKLAADGARDVVVSPIGFVCDHIEVLYDLDNEARQIAETHGLNFVRAGTANDHPTFVRMLAEVVKAAIGSQ
- the hemE gene encoding uroporphyrinogen decarboxylase; protein product: MNEAIFLKACRREPTAYTPVWLMRQAGRYMAEYRALRERVSFLTLCKTPELAAQVTVEAVERLGVDAAIIFADILLIVEPMGVGLEFAQGDGPVIHRPVRSGTDVDRLREDDPRETLPFVFEAVRQARAGLPSHIPLIGFSGAPFTVASYMIEGGSSRNYIETKRLMYNDPGAWQALMERLVRIITAYANAQIAAGAQAVQLFDSWIGCLSPADYRTFILPHMKTLFAGLTSGTPVIHFGTDTSGLLELMAEAGGTVLGVDWRIDLDTAWRRVGYDRAVQGNLDPVTLFASQDEIRKQVRQILNMAHGRPGHIFNLGHGILPQTPVENVIALVKMVHEISGERKMKN
- a CDS encoding alpha/beta hydrolase; the encoded protein is MAEPWTHHTKVVNGFRMHYVIAGTGYPLVFLHGWPQSWYEWRKIIPSLAEKFTVIAPDLRGLGDSDRPLTGYDKRTLASDVYELVKALGFSKIGLTGHDWGGAVAFYFAYDHPEMVERLMILDMVPGLGRKGGTMDIRQAQRYWHVFFHGGMPDLAEKLVSANVEAYLSYFYTSTAYNYSPNVFSAEDIAEYVRAYSAPGAIRAGFQYYRTALQEDLDNFSSCTEKLKMPLLTWGGEAFMGNIVPVWQNVAENVQGGELKQCGHFIAEEKPEFAIQQALEFFAPLSGTR
- a CDS encoding AbrB/MazE/SpoVT family DNA-binding domain-containing protein, giving the protein MKTTIDAAGRLVIPKEIRREAGIQPGMPLEIRWKEGRIEIEPAPLPVKMVRKGRFLVAVPQHKVPSLTTEVVERTRRSLRQERIP